Part of the Candidatus Binatus sp. genome is shown below.
ATCGAATATGCTTTGCTCGCCGATGCGGCCCAAGCGGTTGGCGGCAAAATCTTTGTGCTGGGCGGCGGATGGAACGTGTTCCGAGCGGCAAACTACCCGGCGCCAGTTCATCTTGCCGTTGCGCTGGGCCTTGGTTTCACCTCCAATGAAGTCGGCATCAAATACCCGCTGAACGTTGCAGTTACCGACGAGGCCGGAGTTGCAATAATCCCGGAAATGAAAGGCCAGGTGGAAACTGGCCAGCTCGCTCCGGATTTCCCCAAAGGGGCGTCAGTGAAATTACCCGTCGCCATCACCATCAACATGCCTCTTCCCCACCCAGGCGCCTACGGGATCGTCGTGACGGCCGGTTCCGCAAAGACTCAACTATCGTTCGAAGCAATCTTTACCGGTCAGAAGGTGCAGTTCGCGCCCGAGGGTTCTCTGCCAGAGCGCGGCAACTGAGCGCCGTCGCGGGGCGGCAGCCAAACAACGCCGCCTCCGACGCACGCGCGGGGCTTGCTCCGCGGTCCGCATGGGCGCTACTCAAGAGATACTCCAGTATCCAGCCACACTGACCTGGTAGGGCACTTCA
Proteins encoded:
- a CDS encoding DUF6941 family protein, whose product is MKIEYALLADAAQAVGGKIFVLGGGWNVFRAANYPAPVHLAVALGLGFTSNEVGIKYPLNVAVTDEAGVAIIPEMKGQVETGQLAPDFPKGASVKLPVAITINMPLPHPGAYGIVVTAGSAKTQLSFEAIFTGQKVQFAPEGSLPERGN